A segment of the Entomomonas moraniae genome:
AGCGCTTTGCACCCTCAGTTTCGCCCCCTTCAGGATAAGCAAAAATCAAATCGATATCAGAAGAAAGATTTAACTCTTGTGCCCCCAATTTACCCATTCCCAAAATGACTAGATGCTGGGGCTGGTTGCTATATCGCCCTATTGGTGTACCTAATACTTTCACTTGCTCGTCATAAAGCCAACGATAGGCTTGATCAATACTCGCGTCAGCAAAATTAGAAAGATCATGACAGGTTTCTATTAAATTAGCCTGTCTTGTAATATCCCGCCAAATAATCCGTACTTGCTGACGATTACGTGCCTTACGTAAACAACTGAGTAATGCTTCTTCCGTCGTAACCGTAGAAACTAATGTCGCTAATTGCTCAGTAATCTCTGTAACACTTAAAGGACGATCTAAATCACCACTATTCAATAACTCAACTAATAATTCAGGACAACGCCTAAATTGCTCAACAACAAACTCACTGCACGTCAAAACGCGGGCTAGCTGCGCCTTTTTCTCTACAGATAAACACTCATAAGTGCCCATTAAGCCTTGCTTTTCTAAAGCCTCTACCAAAACATCAACACCATTTTGAGTTATTGTTTGCAAAGTATTGGGGATCTCAATTAAAGCGGGCTTTTTCATTATCAACATCCAATTAATAGCAACTATTATAAAAGGTAAACATTGCGCAAAATAATACTACTAATAAAGCAAAAACCCCACAAAACATCTTAATTTTTATTATTAAAAGGGGTAACAATTGGGAGCAAATATCCTTATTTGCTCCCAATAATAAATCATTGACTACGTGTTAACGACCCCGTTAACTTGACCAGTTTTACAAACTCCCCACGATAACCGTTAGGATCTTCTCCTTTAGCATTATTTGCCCATTGAGCAATTTGCTCATACGACGTTTTAGCCAGTGCAGGATTATTTCTTAATTTTTGACCGAAAGCTGCTACAGCGCTAACAAATCTTGTTTCAATACTCGCTTTATCAAACTGACTAACTGGAGCTTTCTTTTCAATGGGTAACGAAACAAGTTGGCTACTCTCTCCATTAGGCATTTTCCATCTTAATTTAAGATAAGCTAACTCATTATCATAGTCATTAGACTTCATTTGCTCTTTCTTTTGGTAGCGTAAAGCATCGACACTGGCTTTGCCCCCTACCAATGTTAGCTCATACAATACGGTAACTCGTTTACCAGCACCAATATCGCCTGCATCAATATTATCATTATTAAAATCCTCTGCGGCTAATTGGCGTTTTTCATAACCCAGCTGACGATACTCTAGCACTTGGTCTTTATTAAACTCAATTTGTGCTTTAGCATCTTTAGCGACTGTTACCAAAGTTGCTCTCATTTCTTCTTGTAGCACCTTTTGAGCCTCAGAAAGACTATCTATATAGCTATAATTACCATTGCCTACGTTAGCAATTTGAACCATCATCGCTTCATTATAATTATTATCGCCAAAACCCAAGGTAGAGAGTGTAATTCCCTTATCACGTGCACGGCTTACAAATGACTTTAGCTCTTCAACATTGCTTATTCCCACATTAAAATCACCATCGGTAGCTAAGAGAATACGATTAACTCCATTGTCAATTTTACCCTGTTCAGCCATCTGATAAGCTAATTTAAGCCCCTCACCACCCGCTGTTGCTCCACCCGTGGATAACTTATCTAAGGCATTTATAATTTTCGCTTTCTCTTTACCTGAGGTTGGTTCTAGCACTATCTCTGTACCATCGGCATAAGTCACCAGAGAAACT
Coding sequences within it:
- a CDS encoding vWA domain-containing protein encodes the protein MLRSKLKVCLSVTGICTVMLLAACGVNNPNMGKYAISGYESVYALQEVDTAQYKNYTDNPIQSVEKTPVSTFGLDMDTGSYANVRRFISHGEVPPPDAVRVEEFINYFPPASKESLKQLKNSPFNASYEVTTSPWDSNKVLLRVNVKADDLKTTEIPPANLVFLVDISGSMLGPERLDLLKSSLKLLVKELRPEDKVSLVTYADGTEIVLEPTSGKEKAKIINALDKLSTGGATAGGEGLKLAYQMAEQGKIDNGVNRILLATDGDFNVGISNVEELKSFVSRARDKGITLSTLGFGDNNYNEAMMVQIANVGNGNYSYIDSLSEAQKVLQEEMRATLVTVAKDAKAQIEFNKDQVLEYRQLGYEKRQLAAEDFNNDNIDAGDIGAGKRVTVLYELTLVGGKASVDALRYQKKEQMKSNDYDNELAYLKLRWKMPNGESSQLVSLPIEKKAPVSQFDKASIETRFVSAVAAFGQKLRNNPALAKTSYEQIAQWANNAKGEDPNGYRGEFVKLVKLTGSLTRSQ